In a single window of the Halobacteriovoraceae bacterium genome:
- a CDS encoding N-6 DNA methylase gives MTNSIDIVSKLWKLCDVLRDDGVSYQNYVTELTYILFLKMLAEKGQDKRLPERFRWEHISKLDGTVLYDEYRQMLLSLGSGKDEKGNTIKIDEKIMMIYSNAQTSIKKPKHLHTIFETFNNLDWYSVDKDHFGDLYEGLLEKNANETKSGAGQYFTPRPLIDSMVKLMKPKLGELIQDPAAGTAGFLIAADTYIKSHNDIFSLKEAQYNFQVKDAFYGMEVVHDTHRLAMMNMLLHNIEGDLKYESTLSSAGAELKKADLILTNPPFGASKGGGSITRDDLTIKTNNKQLCFLQHIYRNLKPGGRAAVVLPDIIDKHGAQVFEDLMNKCNLHTVLRLPTGIFYSQGVKTNVLFFTKGVTEVNNTSHTWIYDLRSNMKSFGKTNPIKAEDFYEFEKCFGDDPCGNSPRVDLGESGRFKCFSIEEVRANKFNLDINWLNSSNGNQLNEEDLPTLLEQNTSKLESILNNFEEIVDEINSSESDRDKNNWVQTIMQYIGNWGSGGTPLRSKTQYYGGSIPWLKSGDLNNGLITQADEFITEEGLKNSSAKIHAKGSVSIAMYGATVGKIGLLDLDAATNQAVASIQTNEEICNNKYLFYYLMSQKEELIKKGKGAAQPNISQEILKAHPIPLAPPNEQDHIASILEEKIETFVQMEGYLKEVLSDIATIKELYLKKAYNGDFTLNSGEPSVEQKLNEIIGSKLNKKETGKKKSRKK, from the coding sequence ATGACAAATTCAATTGATATCGTATCGAAACTGTGGAAGCTCTGTGATGTTCTTAGGGATGATGGTGTTAGTTACCAAAACTACGTGACAGAATTAACTTACATTCTTTTCCTTAAGATGTTAGCAGAAAAAGGCCAAGATAAGAGACTCCCTGAAAGATTTAGATGGGAGCATATTTCAAAGCTTGATGGAACTGTTCTTTACGATGAATATCGTCAGATGCTTCTCTCTCTTGGTAGTGGAAAAGATGAAAAAGGCAATACTATTAAAATTGATGAAAAGATCATGATGATTTACTCTAATGCTCAAACATCAATTAAGAAGCCAAAGCACTTACACACTATTTTTGAAACATTTAATAATCTTGATTGGTATTCAGTAGATAAAGATCATTTTGGGGATCTTTATGAAGGCCTTCTAGAGAAAAACGCCAATGAGACCAAAAGTGGTGCTGGCCAATACTTTACTCCAAGACCGTTAATTGACAGCATGGTTAAGCTCATGAAGCCTAAATTAGGAGAACTAATTCAGGATCCTGCGGCAGGAACTGCGGGTTTTTTAATAGCAGCAGATACCTATATTAAAAGTCACAATGACATCTTTTCCTTAAAAGAAGCTCAGTATAATTTTCAAGTCAAAGACGCATTTTATGGTATGGAAGTAGTTCATGATACTCATCGTCTGGCAATGATGAACATGCTCCTACATAACATAGAAGGTGACCTTAAATACGAAAGTACTTTATCATCTGCTGGAGCTGAATTAAAAAAAGCCGATCTTATTCTAACGAACCCTCCTTTTGGGGCATCAAAAGGAGGTGGAAGTATTACTAGAGATGACTTAACGATTAAAACCAATAACAAACAACTTTGTTTTTTACAGCACATTTATAGAAATCTAAAACCTGGTGGAAGAGCTGCTGTAGTTTTACCAGATATTATCGACAAGCATGGTGCTCAAGTATTTGAGGACTTAATGAATAAGTGCAATCTACATACTGTATTGAGATTACCAACAGGGATTTTTTATTCACAAGGAGTAAAAACAAATGTTCTCTTTTTTACTAAAGGAGTAACAGAGGTAAACAATACATCACATACATGGATTTATGACTTAAGGTCAAACATGAAGTCATTTGGAAAAACAAACCCTATAAAAGCTGAAGACTTCTATGAGTTTGAAAAATGTTTTGGCGACGATCCTTGTGGAAACAGCCCAAGAGTAGATTTAGGAGAAAGTGGAAGATTTAAATGCTTTAGCATTGAAGAAGTGCGTGCAAATAAATTTAACTTAGACATTAATTGGCTAAATTCATCAAATGGAAATCAGTTAAATGAAGAAGATCTTCCTACTTTACTAGAACAAAATACATCTAAGCTTGAGTCTATTCTTAATAATTTTGAAGAAATAGTGGATGAAATTAATTCATCTGAGAGTGATAGAGATAAAAACAATTGGGTGCAAACTATTATGCAATATATAGGAAATTGGGGAAGTGGAGGTACACCTCTACGTAGTAAAACTCAATATTATGGTGGAAGTATTCCTTGGCTTAAAAGTGGTGATCTAAATAATGGACTTATAACACAAGCTGATGAATTTATAACTGAAGAAGGATTGAAAAATAGCTCCGCAAAAATTCATGCAAAAGGCAGTGTCTCGATTGCAATGTATGGAGCGACTGTTGGGAAAATAGGTCTGCTTGATCTTGATGCTGCAACAAACCAAGCTGTGGCAAGTATTCAAACAAATGAAGAAATTTGTAACAACAAATATCTTTTTTACTACTTAATGAGCCAGAAAGAAGAGTTAATTAAAAAAGGAAAAGGAGCCGCACAGCCAAATATTAGCCAAGAGATTCTAAAGGCACATCCAATTCCTCTGGCTCCACCAAACGAACAAGATCATATTGCTTCAATATTGGAGGAAAAAATAGAAACATTTGTTCAAATGGAAGGATATTTAAAAGAGGTTTTGTCAGATATCGCCACCATAAAGGAGCTTTATTTAAAGAAAGCTTATAATGGCGATTTCACATTAAATTCGGGAGAACCATCTGTTGAGCAAAAATTAAACGAGATTATTGGAAGTAAACTAAATAAAAAAGAAACAGGTAAGAAGAAGTCGAGAAAAAAATAA
- a CDS encoding nucleotide-binding protein, whose protein sequence is MNQSWRYWLDKEKESIADKVNRLKAIKERLELIPSNIKNDEVPTSSRGIDPNNRQIFIVHGHDNEVKETVARVLEKINLEPIILHEKANEGRTIIEKFEDHSEVGFAIILLTPDDQGYAKSSPEKISDRARQNVILELGYFLGKLGRSRVCALYKAGVEIPSDMSGVLYVPYDGSDSWKFALAKEIKAVGIDIDLNKLM, encoded by the coding sequence ATGAATCAATCTTGGAGGTATTGGTTAGACAAAGAGAAAGAAAGTATTGCAGACAAAGTGAATAGATTAAAGGCTATCAAGGAGAGATTAGAATTAATACCTTCGAATATCAAAAATGATGAGGTGCCTACATCATCTCGAGGAATTGATCCTAATAATAGACAAATCTTTATTGTGCATGGTCATGATAATGAGGTTAAAGAAACTGTAGCAAGAGTTTTAGAAAAAATTAATTTGGAGCCAATTATTCTTCATGAGAAAGCAAATGAAGGAAGAACTATCATTGAAAAATTTGAAGATCATTCTGAAGTTGGGTTTGCGATTATTCTTCTAACTCCCGATGATCAAGGATATGCAAAGAGTTCACCAGAAAAAATATCAGATCGAGCACGGCAGAATGTTATTTTAGAGCTAGGTTATTTCCTTGGAAAATTGGGAAGAAGTAGAGTGTGTGCATTGTATAAGGCTGGAGTTGAAATTCCCTCTGATATGAGTGGAGTTCTTTATGTTCCTTATGATGGCTCAGACTCTTGGAAATTTGCCTTGGCGAAAGAAATAAAAGCTGTCGGTATAGACATAGATCTCAATAAGTTAATGTAA